The Microbulbifer sp. TB1203 nucleotide sequence TCCCCACCCGCGCCGGCATGGCCTTCCTGCTGGTGATCGCGCTGCTGTGGCTGCTGGCCACCAACTACGAAAACAACCTGGTGTTCGCCCTCACTTTCCTCCTGGTCAGTCTGTTCGCGGTGCTGCCGGTACACACCTTCGCCAACCTGTCCGGCGTGCAGTTGCAATTATTGGAAGCGCGCCCCGCCTTTGCCGGCGACTACGCCGAGGCCCGGATCGAGGTCGGCCGCGAGGGGCGGCGGTCCCGGGAGCGGATACGGATTTTCTGGCCGTCGGAAGAGGGCGCTGAACTGGACCTGTGTGAACAGAGCCGCGCCGAGGTGCAGGTGGCGCTGCCGGTGATCAAACGCGGGCGGCAGCGCGCGCCGCGCCTGCGGGTGGAGAGCCGCTTTCCGCTGGGATTGTTCCGCTGCTGGAGCCCGGTGGACCTGGATATCGAATTCCTGGTCTACCCCCGCCCGAAATCCGCCGGCCCCCTGCCGGTGGGCGCCACCGTGGGGGAAGGGGAGTCCGAGCAGAAGCTGCGCGGCGGCGACGACTTCGCCGGCCTCAAACCCTACCGGCCGGGGGACTCCCTGCGTCACCTGGCCTGGAAACAATACGCCGGGGGGCGCGACCTCTACAGCAAGGAGTACGAAAGCGGCGCCGATGCGCGCCTGTGGCTCGACTGGGACCTGCTCGCCGGGCGCGACGTGGAAACCCGGCTGAGCAACCTGTGCCACTGGGCGCTGCAGGCGGAGCGGGAACAGACGCCCTACGGCCTGCGCCTGCCGGGCAGCGAGATAGCCCCGGCGCTGGGCAACCCGCATCTGCAGCGGGTGCTGGGCGCGCTGGCGCTGTTTCCGGTGCAGGGGGCCTGATGTCACAGAGCAGGGAAATGCTGCCTCGGGAGAGCCTGCTGTGGATCTTCGCCGCCCAGTTCGCCGCGCTGCTGCCGCAATTTGCGCTCCTGCCGCTGTGGATCGTCTGCGCCTGGGCCTTCGCGGTCTACTGGCGTCTGGAGGTCTACCGCGGCCGCCGCGACCTGCCCGGGCGCACCGTCAAGTTGCTGGCGGTGGCCCTGGCGGTGGGCGGCCTGGCGCTTTCCTATCGGCGCTGGTTTGCGCTGGAACCGATGGTGGCGCTGCTGGCGGTGTCCTTCACACTGAAGAACCTGGAACTGGTCAGCCGCCGCGACGCCTTTCTCAGCCTGCTGCTGGCCTATTTCGTCGCCGCCACCCTGTTCGTGTTCGAGCAGACCATCCCCCACGCCTTCTACGGAGCGGTCTGCGTGGTGCTGATCACCGCCGCGCTGGCGGCCCAGCAGGGCAGCTCCAGCGCCCGCCCCCGCCGCGCCCTGGGGCTATCCCTGCGCCTGCTGGCCCAGGCGGTGCCGCTGATGCTGCTGCTGTTTATCGTAATGCCGCGCCTGGGCCCGCTGTGGGCGGTGCCGCAAAACACCGGTGGCGCCAGCACCGGCATCAGCGATTCCATGAGCCCGGGGGATTTCGCGCAACTGTCCAAGTCCGACAAGCCGGCCCTGCGCATCGCCTTTGACGGCCCGGTGCCGCCGCCGGAGCAGCGCTACTGGCGCGGACTGGTCTATTCGGATTTCGACGGCCGGCGCTGGAGCCAGGGTTTCGGTGTGGATCCCCGGGAGGGCGGCCGGGTCAGCTGGGGGCCGCCGCAACAGCCGCTGCCGGCGGTGGGTCCGCGCTACCGCTACCGGGTGATCCAGGAGCCCACCAACAACCGCTGGCTGTTCGCCATGGCGCGGCCGCACTCGGATACCGATGGCGTGGGGGAAACCTCCGATGACCGCCTGCTGAAGAAAGCGCCGGTGTACAACCGCTTTGCCTACGAGGTGCGCACCTGGCCGCGGGAGACTCTCGGTGCTGTTCCCGAGTTGAGCGACTTCGAGCGCAGCCGCAACCTGCAACTGCCCGGGGGAGGCAATCCGCGGACCCGCGCCTGGGCGCAGGAACTGCGCGCGAAAAATCCCGATACCGAGGAGATCTCCCGGTGGATTCTGCAGTTTTACAATCGGAGCTTTGTTTACACCCTCAAGCCGCCGGCCCTGGGGGCGGATTCCGTGGACGAATTCCTGTTCGAAAGCCAGCAGGGCTTTTGCGAACACTTTGCCGGCAGCTATGTGTTCGCGATGCGCGCCGCCGGCGTGCCGGCGCGGGTGGTGGCGGGCTACCAGGGTGGCGAGTGGGTGGCACAGGAGGAGTACCTGCTGGTGCGCGAATACGACGCCCACGCCTGGGCGGAGATCTGGATTCCCGGGCGGGGCTGGCAGCGGGTTGACCCCACTGCGGCGGTTTCCCCGGAGCGTATTCGCGACGGCCTGCGCAGTGCCGCCGCGGAGGAGTTTATGCAGGACTCGCTGCTGCCTCTGCACCGCATCTCCGTGCTCAACCGGCTGCGCCTGCAGTGGGATATGATCAACTACCGCTGGTATCAGTCGGTGGTCAGTTTCGATAGCGACAGGCAGCGGGGTCTGTTGCAGCGGATTCTGGGGGAGGTGTCCCCACTGCGTATCGCTCTGTTTATCGCCGTGCCGCTGGGCGCGGCGCTGCTGTGCGTATTGTCCTGGCTCTGGTGGAGCGGCCGCAGCCGGCGCCTGCCGCCGGCCAGCCGGCTGTACCGCAAATTCTGCCGGCGCATGGCCCGCGCCGGTATCGAACGCCGCCCCGGTGAGGCGCCGCGGGATTTCGCGCGCCGCGTGCGCGCGGAGAAGCCGCATCTGGGGCCCATGGCCGAGCGCATCACCGCAGCCTTCGAGAAAGCGGCCTACTGCGAAGACCAGGAGGCGGAAAAACAACTACGCCGGCTGTTGCGGCAATGGCGGGTGGTGAGTCGTCATTCCGGCGGAGGCCGGAATCCAGGTGCCACCAGACTGGATACCGGTACCGGATCGAGTCCGGCATGACGTTCCTGCGCCGGTATGACGAGTAAATAGAGTTTATTCGAAACAAGTATCTACAATTGCCACCCCTTGCTTTCCATTAACCGCTAACCACTCGATATGCCCGCAAGACTGCAAAAATTTCTTCTCGGCTACAGCGGCACCTCCCTGGCCACCGGCCTGCAGGTCATACTGTTGCCCTGGATTGCGCTGGCAGTGGTGGGGCTGCCGGCGTTGCAACTGGGCTGGGTCCAGGCATCGGTGCTGCTGCCGAACCTTGTATTTTTGCTGTTCGGCGGCGCTCTCGCGGACAGGCGCGATTCCGCCGCGGTGGCGGCCCTGGCCTGCGTCGGCCTGGCCCTGTGCCATGCCGGACTGCTGCTGTATTTTTCCCAGCGCCTGCCCGATTTGCTCGTATTGTTGTTCTACGGCGTCTGTCTCGGTGTCTGCACCGCGTTCCTGCAACCGGCTCGGGACAACTTGGTGCAGCGCACTGCCCGGGATAGAAAGGGCCACACCACCGAGAGCCGCGTGCAGAAAACCGTGACCTGGATGATGCTGGCACAATACGGCGGACAGGCGGTGGGCATGTTGCTGGCGAGCCGCTTCGACCAATGGGGACCGCAGTTGCTGCTTTCCGTGCAGGTGGCGGTGCTGGCCATTGCCGCTGTTTTCCTGTTCTCCCTGCGCGAGAAAACTCCCCGGGTGCCTTCGAGGGAAAAACTGCCGCTGACATTGATTATTGATGGGCTGTCGCAGGCCTGGCGCCGGCCGGCACTGCGTGAACTGATCGCGCTGATGGCCTTCAATGGCTTCGTGCATATCGGCGTGTTCCTGGTGGTGCTGCCGCTGCTGGCGGCACAATATAGTGGCGCTGGCGGCCGCGGCGCCAGCTACTATGCGACCCTGCAACTGGCGTTTGTCGCCGGCACTGTCGCCGCCACCGTCACCCTGCTGCGCCGGGGCCAGGGGGCACAGCCCGGGCGGGGCATCCTGATGTGCCTGCTGTACAGCGCGGCGCTATTGGTGGCGATCAGTTTCGGGCCCACGCCGCTGGGGCTGATGTTGTTGTGCGCCTGCTGGGGCGCGGTGGCCGCCGCTTCCGCGGCATTGGGGCGCGGCATAGTGCAGCTGCTGGCGCCGGACCAGTATCGCAGCCGGATTATTTCCATCTACCAATTGGCGCTGTTCGGCTCCGCAGCCCTGGGCGCCCTGGCCGCCGGCGCGCTCAGCGAATACGCTGCGCCGCTCACTACGCTGCTGTGGGCGGGGATTCTGAGCCTGTTGGCTTTTGTACTGGTATTATGGAGCGGCGCGTTGCGCGCAGTGCAAATCCAAAACTGAAATAATTTCTTGAAGACGATAGAAATAATGAGAACCCCTCTCCGCGCCATATTGTTACTGATCGCCTGTCATGGTCTGCCGACGTATGCCGCTGACTCGTCGTGGCACAATCTGCTCGACAAGGATTTCAGCCAGTGGGACGTGTACCTGAGCTACCCGGGCGATGTGATCAACGGTGTCGTGACCGGCACTGCGCCGAAATCGCTCAAGCCCATCGGTCTCAACAAGGACGAAAGACGGGTGTTCTCGGTCATCGATGATGACGGCACACTGGTGTTGCGTATCAGCGGCGAGATCTACGGCAGCTCTGCCACCAAACAGGAGTTTTCCAACTACCATTTTCGCGCCAGGTTCAAATGGGGCGACAGGAAGTGGGAGCCGCGTCTTACCGAGCTCAAGGACTCCGGCGTGCTCTACCACAGTACGGGCGAGTTCGGCGTCGACTATTGGCATTCGTGGATGCAGTCGCAGGAATTCCAGATCATCGAGGAAGGCATCGGTGACTACTGGACCATCGGAAACGCGCAGATCGACATCTCGGCAGCCAAACCAGCCGGCAGCGATTTGTATAGCTACAAAAAGGGCGCGCCCTGGCTCACCTTCGCCGCCAATGGCGAGCAGTTCGGCGCGGTCGCCAATCACTGCCGCCGCGGTGAGGACGTCGAGATCAAGGGCGACTGGAACCAGATCGAACTGATCTGTTACGAAGACCGCTGCGTGCACATTGCCAACGGCAAGGTCGTCATGGCATTGAAGAATTCACGCCACGTGGTAAACGGCAAGGTCGAGCCTCTGACCGGAGGCAAACTGCAGATTCAGAGCGAAGCCGCGGAAGTGTTCTACAAGGACATCGAGATCCGCCCCATCAAGGCGATGCCGCAGCAATACGAGACCTATTTCCAGTAGCTGACGGGGCGTTTGTCAGAAGCCGCAGCAGTTGCAGGCGGAGTGCTGACAGGACGCCTTTCAGCCGATATCGTCGGACTCCCGCACCAGTTTGAACAACCAGTCCCTGAACACCTGTATCCGCTCGACCCGCGGCGAGGATTCGTCGTACAGGAAGCTGTAGCGGATACCGTTTTCAATACGGTGGGGGAAGGGCTTGACCAGGGTGCCGGCGTCGATCAGCTGTTTCGACAGGGTGAGGGAGCCCAGGAAGAGCCCGTGCCCGGAAAGCACCGCGCTCAGCGCCATGTCCAGGTTGTTGACCTGCAGCCACTTGATCTCGTGGGGAGGGAAATCCAGCCTCGCCAGTTTCAGCCAGGCCGGCCAGTCGAGCCCGGGGCGGTAGTTGGCGTCCACCAGCCAGCACTCCCTGAGATTCTGCGGGTCGGACAGGTCCACATGCTCCAGAAGGCGGGGTGAGCAGAGGGCGACCAGGGGATCTTCGAACAGCATCGCCCGATGCAGCCCCGGGTGTTCGGAGAAGCCGAAGCGGATCGCTACGTCCATGTCCCCGTGCTTCAGGTCCTCCACTTCGGCGGACACCATCACCCGCACATTGATCTCCGGATGCTGCTGGCGGAATTTCCACAGGTTGGGCATCAGCAGCATGGTGCCCAGGGATTGGGTGGTGGTGACATTCAGGGTGCCCGCCACCGGCTCGGTCTGGATCTGGTGGACGCCGTCGACAATGGCCTGGAACCCTTTCGTCAGTTGTGCCGCGAGCTGCCTGCCCTTGGCGGTGGGGACCATGCCGCGGCCGCGGCGGATAAACAGCTTTACCCCGAGCACTTCCTCTACCTGGCGGATCTGCTGGCTGACCGCCGCCTGGGAAACATGCAGTTCGTCCGCGGCCCGGGTGTAGCTCTGGTGTCGCGCCGCGGCCTCGACACAGCGCAGCGCGCCCAGTTGGGATAGTATTTTTGTCATAAGTTTTTCTTATGATTTATTCAAGAATGGATCGTTGGTCTGCCGCGGGTTCCGGCGGCAGAATAACTCCCGGATTCAACAGCCAGGGAGAGACAGCCATGTCAGCCAGTCGTTATGTTAGCAACGAAAATTGTTGTGCCGCAAAGAAAACCAGCGCCGCCGGAGAAGCTGCACCCGTTCGCGTGGCGGATCGCCTGGAGAGGTTGCTGGGGGATACCGCGCGGCGCCTGGGACTGGAGGCCATGTCCCGAATCAAATAACCTGAAATTATGCCACTTCGCCGCGCCTCCCCGGCGCGGCCCCCTTCCGGCGACCGAAGGGTTAGAATGTCTGCCTGATTCCCCTACCTCGCGCTTTCGTCGCCCCGGTGCAGGCCGGAACCCAGGGGGCCATTGCACTGGATACCGGCTTGCACTGGTATGACGAAGTATCTACAGCTGTTCGAGAAGAGTTCACCAATGAGTACCCTGCACAACTGGCGCCGTCCGGAAATCATGTTGTTGTTGCTGGCGGCGGCCATGCCGCTTTCCTTCGGTGTCTGGCAGGCGTTGCTCAACAATTTCGTGATCGAGCGGGCCGCCTTTACCGGCGCCGAGATCGGCCTGCTGCAGAGCGTGCGGGAGATTCCGGGTTTTCTGGCTTTCACCGTTATCTTCGTGCTGTTGCTGGTGCGCGAGCAGCGGCTGGCCTTCCTGGCGTTGATCGCCACCGGCCTGGGAGTGGCGCTCACCGGCTGGTTCCCGACCACCGCGGGCCTGCTGCTGACCACGCTGCTGATGTCTACGGGATTCCATTACTACGAAGCGCTGAAGACCTCACTGGCGCTGCAGTGGCTGCCGAAGGAGACTTCGGCCATCTGGCTCGGGCGCATGGTGGCCGCCGGCTCCCTGGCCTCGCTGGTCGCCTATGGCCTGGTATGGCTGACTTCGGATCTGCTGCAGTTGGAGTACCACTGGATCTATCTGCTGGGCGGAAGCGTTACTGTGGGGATGGTGGTGGCGGTCTGGCTGCTGTTTCCGGAGTTTCCCCAGCCGCATAACCAGCACAAGAAACTGATCCTGCGCAGGCGCTATTGGCTCTATTACGCACTCACTTTCATGAGCGGCGCGCGCCGGCAGATATTCGTGGTCTTTGCCGGTTTCCTGATGGTGGAGAAATTCGGCTACAGCGTGGGCGAGATCGCTACGCTGTTTATCCTCAACCACCTGCTCAATCTCTTCGTGGCTCCCCGCATCGGCAAATTGATCGTGCGCTTCGGCGAGCGCAACGCGCTCACCATCGAATATATCGGCCTGATCCTGGTGTTCGGCAGCTACGCCCTGGTGCAGAGCGCGGAAGTGGCCGCAGCCTTGTATATCGTCGACCACTTGTTTTTCTCCATGGCCATTGCCATCAAGTCCTATTTCCAGAAGATCGTCGACGAGCGGGATATCGCCGCCTCAGCTGCGGTGAGCTTTACCATAAACCATATCGCCGCGGTGGTGATTCCAGTGCTGTTCGGATTAATGTGGCTGGTATCGCCGGCGGCGGTGTTCTGGTGCGGTGCGGGAATGGCCGCGGTCTCCCTGCTGCTGGCGCAGAACATTCCCGGATTGCCCGGGAAGGGCAA carries:
- a CDS encoding DUF1080 domain-containing protein, which produces MRTPLRAILLLIACHGLPTYAADSSWHNLLDKDFSQWDVYLSYPGDVINGVVTGTAPKSLKPIGLNKDERRVFSVIDDDGTLVLRISGEIYGSSATKQEFSNYHFRARFKWGDRKWEPRLTELKDSGVLYHSTGEFGVDYWHSWMQSQEFQIIEEGIGDYWTIGNAQIDISAAKPAGSDLYSYKKGAPWLTFAANGEQFGAVANHCRRGEDVEIKGDWNQIELICYEDRCVHIANGKVVMALKNSRHVVNGKVEPLTGGKLQIQSEAAEVFYKDIEIRPIKAMPQQYETYFQ
- a CDS encoding DUF58 domain-containing protein, encoding MERWLSRRAPAARSVGLDHGKLFILPTRAGMAFLLVIALLWLLATNYENNLVFALTFLLVSLFAVLPVHTFANLSGVQLQLLEARPAFAGDYAEARIEVGREGRRSRERIRIFWPSEEGAELDLCEQSRAEVQVALPVIKRGRQRAPRLRVESRFPLGLFRCWSPVDLDIEFLVYPRPKSAGPLPVGATVGEGESEQKLRGGDDFAGLKPYRPGDSLRHLAWKQYAGGRDLYSKEYESGADARLWLDWDLLAGRDVETRLSNLCHWALQAEREQTPYGLRLPGSEIAPALGNPHLQRVLGALALFPVQGA
- a CDS encoding DUF3488 and transglutaminase-like domain-containing protein; translation: MSQSREMLPRESLLWIFAAQFAALLPQFALLPLWIVCAWAFAVYWRLEVYRGRRDLPGRTVKLLAVALAVGGLALSYRRWFALEPMVALLAVSFTLKNLELVSRRDAFLSLLLAYFVAATLFVFEQTIPHAFYGAVCVVLITAALAAQQGSSSARPRRALGLSLRLLAQAVPLMLLLFIVMPRLGPLWAVPQNTGGASTGISDSMSPGDFAQLSKSDKPALRIAFDGPVPPPEQRYWRGLVYSDFDGRRWSQGFGVDPREGGRVSWGPPQQPLPAVGPRYRYRVIQEPTNNRWLFAMARPHSDTDGVGETSDDRLLKKAPVYNRFAYEVRTWPRETLGAVPELSDFERSRNLQLPGGGNPRTRAWAQELRAKNPDTEEISRWILQFYNRSFVYTLKPPALGADSVDEFLFESQQGFCEHFAGSYVFAMRAAGVPARVVAGYQGGEWVAQEEYLLVREYDAHAWAEIWIPGRGWQRVDPTAAVSPERIRDGLRSAAAEEFMQDSLLPLHRISVLNRLRLQWDMINYRWYQSVVSFDSDRQRGLLQRILGEVSPLRIALFIAVPLGAALLCVLSWLWWSGRSRRLPPASRLYRKFCRRMARAGIERRPGEAPRDFARRVRAEKPHLGPMAERITAAFEKAAYCEDQEAEKQLRRLLRQWRVVSRHSGGGRNPGATRLDTGTGSSPA
- a CDS encoding MFS transporter, whose product is MPARLQKFLLGYSGTSLATGLQVILLPWIALAVVGLPALQLGWVQASVLLPNLVFLLFGGALADRRDSAAVAALACVGLALCHAGLLLYFSQRLPDLLVLLFYGVCLGVCTAFLQPARDNLVQRTARDRKGHTTESRVQKTVTWMMLAQYGGQAVGMLLASRFDQWGPQLLLSVQVAVLAIAAVFLFSLREKTPRVPSREKLPLTLIIDGLSQAWRRPALRELIALMAFNGFVHIGVFLVVLPLLAAQYSGAGGRGASYYATLQLAFVAGTVAATVTLLRRGQGAQPGRGILMCLLYSAALLVAISFGPTPLGLMLLCACWGAVAAASAALGRGIVQLLAPDQYRSRIISIYQLALFGSAALGALAAGALSEYAAPLTTLLWAGILSLLAFVLVLWSGALRAVQIQN
- a CDS encoding LysR substrate-binding domain-containing protein; this encodes MTKILSQLGALRCVEAAARHQSYTRAADELHVSQAAVSQQIRQVEEVLGVKLFIRRGRGMVPTAKGRQLAAQLTKGFQAIVDGVHQIQTEPVAGTLNVTTTQSLGTMLLMPNLWKFRQQHPEINVRVMVSAEVEDLKHGDMDVAIRFGFSEHPGLHRAMLFEDPLVALCSPRLLEHVDLSDPQNLRECWLVDANYRPGLDWPAWLKLARLDFPPHEIKWLQVNNLDMALSAVLSGHGLFLGSLTLSKQLIDAGTLVKPFPHRIENGIRYSFLYDESSPRVERIQVFRDWLFKLVRESDDIG
- a CDS encoding MFS transporter — translated: MTKYLQLFEKSSPMSTLHNWRRPEIMLLLLAAAMPLSFGVWQALLNNFVIERAAFTGAEIGLLQSVREIPGFLAFTVIFVLLLVREQRLAFLALIATGLGVALTGWFPTTAGLLLTTLLMSTGFHYYEALKTSLALQWLPKETSAIWLGRMVAAGSLASLVAYGLVWLTSDLLQLEYHWIYLLGGSVTVGMVVAVWLLFPEFPQPHNQHKKLILRRRYWLYYALTFMSGARRQIFVVFAGFLMVEKFGYSVGEIATLFILNHLLNLFVAPRIGKLIVRFGERNALTIEYIGLILVFGSYALVQSAEVAAALYIVDHLFFSMAIAIKSYFQKIVDERDIAASAAVSFTINHIAAVVIPVLFGLMWLVSPAAVFWCGAGMAAVSLLLAQNIPGLPGKGNEARLGRISTSGEAGVEPA